The following proteins are co-located in the Sporolactobacillus pectinivorans genome:
- a CDS encoding amidohydrolase translates to MQTKLTHAALQEKMIHFRHHLHEYPELADHEYATTRYIKEILQSWGIKILPTTLKTGVIAEIGNNAKGPTIALRADIDALPITEQTGLPYESRNKGVMHACGHDIHTASLLGAAYLLKQEEQQLRGSIRLIFQLSEEANEGALQVIRAGHLKGVAAIIGFHNEPGISLGKIGIRSGAFMGAIDKFKVTLRGKGSHAAHPEAGHDPIIALTTTVNALQSIISRNLSPLSGAVVSVTQLNAGNVWNVLPETAVFSGTVRTLGATDRKMIHQRFSEIVTHTAAAYGTTAEIDWYSGDPSVNNDRRLSEIVADETGKFATVFIPEPTLGSDDFACYQEHIPGVYAIIGVNGNVSVHNAHYTADDGVLIYGARYFERNAVRILQKLENESVR, encoded by the coding sequence ATGCAGACAAAATTAACCCATGCAGCATTGCAAGAAAAGATGATACACTTTCGTCATCATCTTCATGAATATCCGGAACTGGCGGATCATGAATATGCGACAACAAGGTATATTAAAGAAATTCTGCAATCATGGGGAATAAAGATATTGCCGACGACATTAAAAACAGGTGTGATTGCGGAAATCGGCAATAACGCCAAGGGACCAACTATTGCATTGCGTGCCGATATTGATGCTCTTCCGATTACTGAGCAAACCGGATTACCTTACGAGTCACGAAACAAAGGCGTGATGCATGCCTGCGGACATGACATTCATACCGCATCACTACTTGGTGCTGCTTACTTGTTAAAGCAGGAAGAACAACAGCTGAGAGGCAGTATCCGCCTGATTTTCCAATTGTCGGAAGAAGCAAACGAAGGTGCTTTGCAGGTGATTCGTGCCGGGCATCTCAAAGGTGTCGCGGCTATTATCGGTTTTCATAACGAGCCGGGGATTTCATTGGGCAAGATCGGGATACGTTCGGGTGCCTTTATGGGTGCCATTGATAAATTTAAGGTGACACTTCGTGGCAAAGGGTCACACGCGGCGCACCCGGAAGCCGGTCATGATCCAATCATCGCCTTGACCACTACAGTAAACGCACTGCAATCAATCATCAGCCGTAATCTATCTCCACTCAGCGGTGCTGTTGTGAGCGTGACCCAGCTGAATGCCGGTAATGTATGGAACGTTCTACCAGAGACAGCCGTTTTCAGCGGAACCGTTCGAACACTGGGGGCCACCGACCGCAAGATGATCCATCAACGATTTTCTGAAATTGTCACACACACAGCGGCTGCATATGGAACAACTGCTGAGATTGACTGGTACAGCGGCGATCCTTCCGTGAACAACGATAGAAGACTTTCAGAGATTGTGGCTGACGAAACCGGTAAATTTGCGACTGTATTTATCCCTGAGCCAACACTGGGCAGCGATGATTTCGCTTGCTATCAGGAGCACATCCCCGGTGTCTATGCCATTATTGGCGTTAATGGGAATGTGAGCGTTCATAATGCCCACTATACAGCAGACGATGGTGTGTTAATCTATGGTGCCCGTTACTTTGAAAGGAATGCCGTCAGAATTTTACAAAAACTGGAAAATGAGTCAGTAAGATAA
- a CDS encoding MerR family transcriptional regulator, with product MNKISDVSQLTGMSAYTLRYYEEIGLLPKVKKNCSGARNYSAEDIAFIEFIKGLKKMGLSLEEIVHFGKEGCISENRSLTGKVELRSVLEKRSAVLESHLRKLDEKRKIIENNRKKIIGRMNLYKAMIDKQH from the coding sequence ATGAATAAAATCAGTGATGTTTCGCAGTTGACGGGGATGTCTGCCTATACACTTCGCTACTATGAAGAAATAGGTTTACTTCCTAAAGTTAAAAAGAATTGTTCAGGTGCAAGAAATTATAGCGCCGAAGACATTGCATTTATCGAATTTATCAAAGGTTTAAAGAAAATGGGACTCTCGTTAGAAGAGATCGTCCATTTTGGAAAAGAAGGTTGTATCAGTGAGAATAGAAGTTTGACCGGGAAGGTTGAACTCAGAAGTGTATTAGAGAAACGTTCGGCAGTATTAGAAAGTCATTTACGAAAACTTGATGAAAAACGAAAAATCATTGAAAATAACAGGAAGAAAATTATCGGCCGAATGAACTTATACAAGGCAATGATAGACAAACAGCACTAA
- a CDS encoding MDR family MFS transporter — protein sequence MKHSKLKWLVTGSILNNAGVSFIWPLNTIYMHDHLGKSLSVAGLVLLLNSMTTLIGNFWGGRLFDRIGGYKTILIGLFTSIISLIGLVMNHGWPLYAVFLIILGLGTGIIVISINSLASSMSGYDHRYVFNSIYLGLNIGVAVGTSIAGFIADINISLIFTANLLLYVAFLTIVLFFYKNIEAVHLQSHPEKTKRAKMDRRSHKQFINVFIICFLYFIIWTGYVQWQSNISVRLPELDISIKQYSFLWTINAVLIILGQPFISQIIKKAAHTYKAQIDIGIVSFILSFVVLMFSRQYAGFIVAIVLLTFGEMFAFPAIPAMISTIAPTQQKGSYQSFVNMSSTLGRALGPILGGVVVEQLSYVYLYLMTIILIGISTFIFHYMLKHIGSY from the coding sequence TTGAAGCATTCAAAGTTAAAATGGTTAGTCACTGGATCAATTTTAAATAATGCAGGCGTTAGTTTTATTTGGCCGTTAAATACTATTTACATGCACGATCACCTAGGAAAATCACTGAGTGTGGCTGGCCTTGTGCTGCTATTGAATTCAATGACAACGTTGATCGGTAATTTTTGGGGCGGACGGCTGTTTGATCGAATAGGTGGCTATAAAACGATTTTAATTGGATTGTTTACCTCGATTATTTCACTCATTGGTTTAGTTATGAATCACGGCTGGCCTCTTTACGCAGTATTTTTAATAATACTCGGTTTAGGCACAGGTATCATTGTTATATCCATTAATTCGCTTGCTTCCAGCATGTCCGGCTACGATCATCGTTATGTATTTAATTCAATTTATCTCGGACTTAACATCGGGGTGGCTGTTGGGACTTCGATTGCCGGTTTCATCGCTGATATCAATATTTCTCTTATATTTACAGCAAACCTGCTGTTATATGTAGCCTTTTTAACGATTGTTTTATTTTTTTACAAAAATATAGAGGCTGTTCATCTACAAAGTCATCCTGAAAAAACAAAGAGGGCAAAGATGGATCGTAGAAGTCATAAACAGTTCATCAACGTCTTTATCATTTGCTTTCTTTATTTCATCATATGGACCGGTTATGTGCAATGGCAAAGCAATATTTCGGTTCGTTTACCAGAATTAGATATTTCAATAAAGCAGTATAGTTTTTTATGGACAATCAATGCAGTGCTTATTATTTTAGGTCAGCCATTTATTTCACAAATTATTAAGAAAGCGGCTCATACTTACAAAGCACAAATTGATATAGGCATTGTTTCGTTTATTTTATCTTTCGTCGTTCTCATGTTCAGTCGGCAGTATGCGGGATTCATAGTGGCAATCGTTTTACTGACTTTTGGTGAAATGTTTGCGTTTCCGGCGATACCGGCCATGATCAGTACGATTGCCCCCACTCAGCAGAAAGGATCTTATCAAAGTTTTGTAAATATGTCATCCACTTTGGGAAGAGCACTTGGACCAATACTTGGCGGAGTTGTTGTTGAACAATTATCTTATGTTTATCTTTATTTAATGACGATTATTCT